The genome window ATGAAACCGCGGATGGGCTGTGTGGGATCTTTAGGATTTGGTTCCTCTCCTGCAGGATGCTCGATAGCAGCGACGGAGTGGAAGCCAAGATATCGCGAGTGCGTGTTCCATGCCGATTGTCGCGCGCCCGAGATAGTGGAGCTGTAGCCCATCGCACGGATATAAATGGAGACCATTTCGGGGACTCGTCGACGAAATTGCGCTGCGGTCAACGTCGTGAAAGTGATGGGCATTCTTTAATGAAACCACGCGCGAGCCGGGGTGGGGGAGTTAACCGGGAGAAGCGGGGAGTCACCTGCCGTCGATTTCGAATATAAGTTCGAATTTTCTAGTTTTGTTCGACTCTTATGTCCGCACCTCTTCGTAGTGTGTCAAGTGTCAACAAGGAAATAGGCGCTCGAAAAAGACATCGATGGGTAGCGACGCTGTTCGGTAACCGCAGTGCTTGCTCGAAAGCGTAGAAACGAAGGCTCCAAGGAGTGGATGATGATGAACGCGGCAACGGTGAGTTTTCTCAGGAAAGCGGATGCATTACTGGCTAACAAGACTGACGACGTCAGCCAGGATGAATTGGAACGACGCTTGCTGGACTCTTATTACGCAGCGCTCCGACTCGCTGGAGCTGTTATCGAAGATGCTATTGCGAGCCGAAAAAGGAAGCCTAAGGGCGATGCGTGGACTCTGCTTGCTCGTT of Corynebacterium kroppenstedtii DSM 44385 contains these proteins:
- a CDS encoding SAV_6107 family HEPN domain-containing protein; its protein translation is MMMNAATVSFLRKADALLANKTDDVSQDELERRLLDSYYAALRLAGAVIEDAIASRKRKPKGDAWTLLARYGGQLAPWADVFRKYSPIKERVRLGLSPSLTVAYVEYFEQLVLDFRAAVNDRYAWIPAAA